Below is a window of Arcobacter sp. CECT 8986 DNA.
CAACTACCAGATTATTGGAAAGATTTAAAAAAGTTAAAAGAGATTTTAAATAGACATCTTCCTTTATCAATTAGAGTAAATAAAATAAATTTTGTAAATGAAGATTTTCACTCAAGATTTTATGCTAAAAAAAGAGTATATAGATATATAATCACTTCAAAGCCTACAACAGCATTTAACTCAAGATATGTAACTTATATAAAACATATAGATGAAAATAAAATTAAAGAGGCCATAAAACTTTTTATTGGAACTCATGATTTTGAATTTTTTCATAAAAGAGGAAGTGACAAAGAGAATTTAGTAAGAGAAGTATTTGATGCAACTTTTTATAAATACAGAGATATTTATGTTTTTAAATTTACTGCAAATTCATATTTACGCTCTCAAATTAGATTGATGGTTGGATTTTTATTAAAAATAAATGAAGGTTCTTTTAGCAAAGAGGATTTATTAGTTCAATTAAATAGACAAAAGCATCTATATAAAACTCCAGCAAGTCCATATGGATTATATCTTGCGAAGGTTTACTACTAATGCTTTTTTCCAAAAAGAAGTTTAATAACTTAAGTGATATAAAAAAACATATAATTATTACTCCTTTACTTTTTGTTCTTCTTGTTGCTACATTTTCTACTATTATTGTTTATTTGGTTTTGGATTATAAAAAAAGTAATCAAATAGAATTACTAATTCAAAAAGATAAATATAGAACAAAAACTATTTTAAAATCTTATGTAAATGATATAAAATATAATTCAAATGCAAATTTTGAT
It encodes the following:
- the truA gene encoding tRNA pseudouridine(38-40) synthase TruA, whose translation is MNTKFVISYDGSFYCGSQTQPNGLSVEDKLQEVFKHLNIDTKIVLSGRTDKDVHATGQVFNCQLPDYWKDLKKLKEILNRHLPLSIRVNKINFVNEDFHSRFYAKKRVYRYIITSKPTTAFNSRYVTYIKHIDENKIKEAIKLFIGTHDFEFFHKRGSDKENLVREVFDATFYKYRDIYVFKFTANSYLRSQIRLMVGFLLKINEGSFSKEDLLVQLNRQKHLYKTPASPYGLYLAKVYY